The following coding sequences lie in one Kamptonema formosum PCC 6407 genomic window:
- a CDS encoding GumC family protein produces the protein MDTEYHFQPTTSKRNGAMPQPGPNLSPGNNDTSDQEPLDLGWLFAVMRRRMGIMVTIAVILSGISGSLVLWKTKQITRLYQGSFQVLVEPITAEGRLSQLLIQSQSANFSADEVNKVGSSVEDSSMVDYQTLLRVLKSPKLLEPLVKKLQANYREVSYTKLNNQLKISRITYAKDGKEAGTKIIEFTYQDKDLDKIKFVLDTVSKYYLEYSRQERLKQTTKGMEYIDSQLPALRMRVDQLQRQLQSLRQQANLSLPELTSRSFADQGNAIGSNQVTLQAQLAETRKLYSNLKAQVEQGNMAGVVTINPKGYETLISQLQTLETQLAISATQFREDSPPMQSLREKQQNVRGLLQKEAQLTLDTVAGQIQQLEARERSLTASEDSLNANIRELPSVLRQYGDLERELGVATESLKVFLSKRETLKLGVGQQDTPWTIINEPTILTTEFGKPLSVTVTNKGKNLAIALVLSILFGVAVGFVIEVLNTVFHTPEEVKWGTKLPVLGLVPQTKKLRRITKKSKQRASVKNVNDGTLGKSPQLQLGGSKLHGDLDYSFLEAFRSLYTNIRLLTPGRSMRSLVIGSAVTGDGKSTIAFYLARTAAAVGLRVLLVDADLRLPQLHLRLGLPNVRGLSDAIATDLSLNDAIQRSPDEDNLFILTAGYTPPDPIKLLSSKKMLYLMEQFQAFFDLVIYDTPPLVGLADGHILAAHTDGTILVVALDRTDRSLVTKALEGLKISGASVLGTVVNGIKNSDQTSMHRQVNFESLYSNQLETLGTQNNNTAQKF, from the coding sequence ATGGATACAGAATATCATTTCCAGCCAACAACATCGAAGCGCAACGGCGCTATGCCTCAACCAGGGCCCAACCTCTCTCCAGGGAATAACGATACTAGCGATCAAGAGCCTTTAGATTTAGGTTGGCTCTTTGCTGTAATGCGGAGAAGGATGGGGATCATGGTAACGATCGCGGTCATACTCAGCGGAATTTCTGGCTCGTTGGTATTGTGGAAAACCAAGCAAATTACCAGACTCTATCAAGGCAGTTTCCAGGTTTTAGTAGAGCCAATCACGGCAGAAGGTCGATTGTCTCAATTGCTGATCCAGTCTCAGAGTGCCAACTTCAGCGCTGATGAAGTTAACAAAGTTGGTTCCTCTGTCGAAGACAGCAGTATGGTAGACTATCAGACTCTATTGCGAGTGCTAAAGAGCCCTAAACTGCTGGAACCGCTGGTTAAAAAGCTACAAGCTAACTATCGAGAAGTTAGCTACACAAAGCTCAATAATCAGTTGAAAATTAGCCGGATTACTTATGCTAAAGATGGTAAAGAAGCGGGCACGAAAATTATAGAATTTACTTACCAGGATAAAGACCTGGATAAAATTAAGTTTGTCCTCGATACAGTTTCTAAATACTATTTAGAGTACAGTCGCCAAGAGCGTCTAAAACAGACTACAAAGGGCATGGAGTACATTGATAGCCAGCTCCCAGCACTGCGGATGCGAGTCGATCAACTACAGCGACAACTGCAATCCCTGCGCCAGCAGGCTAACCTGAGTTTACCAGAATTAACTAGCAGAAGCTTCGCCGATCAAGGAAACGCTATTGGCTCTAACCAAGTCACTCTCCAAGCCCAGCTTGCTGAAACCAGAAAGCTATACAGTAACCTGAAAGCGCAGGTAGAACAGGGCAATATGGCCGGGGTAGTAACAATTAACCCGAAAGGTTACGAAACCTTAATCAGCCAGCTTCAGACACTAGAAACTCAATTGGCAATTAGTGCAACTCAATTTCGGGAAGACAGTCCGCCGATGCAGTCTTTGCGAGAAAAGCAGCAAAATGTACGCGGCTTGTTACAGAAAGAAGCTCAATTGACACTCGACACAGTAGCCGGCCAAATCCAGCAGCTAGAAGCTCGAGAACGTAGCTTAACAGCAAGTGAAGATAGTCTAAATGCAAATATCAGGGAATTACCATCCGTCCTCCGCCAGTATGGAGATTTGGAGCGAGAATTGGGGGTAGCGACAGAGAGCTTGAAGGTATTCTTATCTAAACGAGAAACCCTCAAACTAGGTGTAGGGCAGCAAGACACGCCGTGGACGATCATCAATGAACCCACGATCCTGACAACTGAATTCGGCAAACCTTTATCGGTGACTGTTACCAATAAAGGTAAAAACTTAGCGATCGCATTAGTATTGAGCATCCTATTTGGCGTAGCAGTAGGCTTTGTAATAGAAGTGCTCAATACAGTTTTCCATACCCCAGAAGAAGTGAAATGGGGAACGAAACTACCAGTGTTAGGGTTAGTTCCCCAGACGAAAAAACTTAGGAGAATCACCAAGAAATCTAAGCAGCGAGCATCAGTTAAGAATGTTAATGATGGAACTCTAGGCAAAAGCCCACAACTACAGTTGGGTGGTAGTAAGTTACACGGGGATTTAGATTATTCCTTTTTAGAAGCCTTTCGTTCCCTGTACACAAACATCCGCTTGCTAACCCCAGGGAGATCTATGCGTTCCTTAGTAATCGGTTCAGCAGTGACAGGAGATGGCAAGTCAACCATTGCTTTTTATCTGGCAAGGACAGCAGCGGCCGTCGGCCTACGGGTGTTACTCGTAGATGCTGACTTGCGCTTACCTCAACTCCATCTGCGCTTAGGCCTACCCAATGTCCGGGGACTCAGCGATGCGATCGCCACAGACCTCAGCCTCAACGACGCGATCCAGCGATCGCCAGACGAAGACAACCTCTTCATACTCACAGCAGGCTACACCCCACCTGACCCGATCAAACTCCTATCATCGAAAAAAATGCTCTATCTCATGGAGCAATTTCAAGCATTTTTCGACTTAGTGATCTACGACACTCCACCCCTTGTTGGTCTAGCAGACGGACATATCCTCGCTGCTCACACCGACGGTACAATCTTAGTAGTAGCGCTCGATCGCACCGATCGCTCTCTCGTCACCAAAGCACTAGAGGGATTAAAAATTTCCGGTGCTTCTGTCTTAGGAACCGTCGTTAATGGCATTAAAAACTCAGACCAAACCTCAATGCACCGCCAAGTGAATTTTGAAAGCCTTTACAGCAATCAACTGGAGACATTAGGTACTCAAAATAACAACACCGCTCAAAAATTCTGA